A genomic window from Punica granatum isolate Tunisia-2019 chromosome 2, ASM765513v2, whole genome shotgun sequence includes:
- the LOC116195120 gene encoding UDP-glycosyltransferase 74F2-like has protein sequence MGLEIEKGRPYKGHVVLVPYPRQGHINPMLQFSKRLASKGLRATLAITKFVSSTSINRHPSASIHLDTISDGRDEGRQAESIKSYLSQLESSGSETLSNLILKYKETDHPVDCIVYDSFLPWALNVARKFGLLGAVFFSQSCTVDYIYCLVHHGILKLPIPTLLVSIPGLPSLELRDMPSFIYVAGSDPEYFEMMLHQFLNVDKADWVLINTFYKLEAEVVDTMSKVYPLMTVGPTIPSIYLDKRVENDSNYGLDLFDLDSSNITSWLETHSPRSVVFVSFGSMATLSTEQTEELAWGLHDSGHPFLWVVRASENSKISEKFKLAITAERALLVQWSHQLEVLSSDRIGCFFSHCGWNSTIEALSMGIPMVAMPQWTDQPTDAKLVEDVWVVGVRVRVGEDGIVKREEIEHCVREVMESERGKVMAVNATKWKDLAVEAVSEEGTSDNNINDFVSKILLKRKSI, from the exons ATGGGTTTGGAGATTGAAAAGGGAAGACCATACAAAGGCCATGTCGTGTTGGTTCCTTATCCCAGACAAGGCCACATCAATCCCATGCTCCAATTCTCCAAGCGCTTAGCCTCCAAAGGCCTCAGGGCCACCCTTGCCATCACCAAGTTCGTCTCATCCACCTCCATTAACCGCCATCCATCTGCCTCCATCCACCTCGATACCATCTCCGATGGACGCGATGAGGGCCGCCAAGCTGAGAGCATCAAATCCTACCTCTCCCAACTCGAATCATCTGGTTCAGAAACCCTCTCCAACCTCATCCTCAAGTACAAAGAAACCGACCACCCGGTTGATTGCATTGTCTATGACTCCTTCCTACCGTGGGCCCTCAATGTGGCCAGGAAGTTCGGTCTCCTGGGAGCagtctttttctctcaatcttGCACTGTGGACTACATATACTGCCTTGTTCATCATGGGATCTTGAAGCTCCCAATACCAACTTTGCTTGTTTCGATTCCGGGATTGCCCTCACTCGAGTTAAGGGACATGCCATCCTTCATTTATGTGGCGGGATCAGACCCAGAATACTTCGAGATGATGCTGCATCAGTTCTTGAATGTGGATAAGGCTGATTGGGTTCTCATTAATACTTTCTACAAGTTGGAAGCTGAG GTGGTGGATACGATGTCGAAAGTGTACCCATTGATGACGGTTGGACCCACAATCCCATCAATTTACTTGGACAAACGGGTGGAAAATGACAGCAATTACGGGCTCGACCTATTTGATCTCGACTCATCAAATATCACCTCATGGCTTGAGACTCACTCTCCAAGGTCCGTCGTCTTTGTGTCCTTTGGTAGCATGGCGACACTCAGCACTGAACAGACGGAGGAGCTTGCGTGGGGTCTCCACGACAGTGGCCACCCCTTCCTCTGGGTTGTTAGGGCTTCCGAGAACTCCAAG ATCTCTGAGAAATTCAAGCTAGCGATCACAGCAGAGCGAGCATTGTTGGTGCAGTGGAGCCACCAGCTGGAAGTTTTGTCAAGTGACCGGATAGGGTGCTTCTTCAGTCACTGCGGGTGGAACTCGACAATTGAGGCACTGAGCATGGGGATCCCAATGGTGGCGATGCCGCAGTGGACCGACCAACCCACAGATGCAAAGTTGGTGGAGGACGTATGGGTGGTCGGAGTTAGGGTTAGGGTTGGAGAAGACGGGATCGTGAAGAGGGAGGAGATTGAGCATTGCgtaagggaagtgatggagagCGAGAGAGGGAAGGTGATGGCTGTGAATGCTACAAAGTGGAAGGACTTGGCTGTGGAAGCTGTGAGTGAAGAGGGGACTTCAGATAACAACATTAACGATTTCGTTTCCAAGATCCTTCTCAAAAGAAAATCCATATAA